The following is a genomic window from Verrucosispora sp. WMMD573.
AGCCCGTTCTCCCCGCCGACCCGCAGCAGCTGGTTGATCGGCCCGTACAGCGGGTTGAACAGCCACAACCAGAGCAGTCCGTACGCGATCTCGGGTACGGCGGTGGGCAGCAGCGTGGCGGTGCGGGCGGTGCCGACGCCGGCCGCCCGGCGGTGCAGCAGCAGCGCCAGGCCCAACGCCAGTAGCACCCGCAGCGGTACCGCCACCAGCGCGAAGACCACCGAGTTGAGCAGCGCCACCCGGAAGATCGGATCTTCCAGCAGGGCGGCGAAGTTGTCCAGCCCGGCCCAGGTCGGCGGGCGCAGCAGGTCGTAGTCGGTGACCGACATGCCGAGCGTGACCAGAGCGGGCACCAGCACCAACCCGACCAGACCGATCAGGTACGGCGTCAGCATCAACGCCAACTGCCGCCGCGCCCGGGTGTCCGGCCGGACCGCTCGCCGCCTCGACGCCGCGTCGCCGGCGGTCACGGCTGGTACCGGCGGCCGGTGACGGTGTGGAACAGGTGCGTGTCCGCCCAAGGCACGTCGAGGCGCACGGTCGCGCCCCGCTCGGGCCGGCGGGCGGCCGGCATCCGGGCGACCACCTGGTGCCCGGCGGCGAGGCGGAGGTACGCGAAGGCGTCCTCACCGATCACCTCGACCCGATCGACTGTGGCCGGGGTGCCCTCGGCCGCGTCGAGGGTGACCGCCTCGGGGCGGAACCCGATCTCCAGCGGCTCCTCGTCCGTCAGCGTCGGCGCGTCGCCTCGTGGTCGCAGCGGCCCGTCCGCCGGCAGCAGGTTCATCGCCGGCGAGCCGACGAACCGGGCCACGAAGCTGGTCGCCGGGCTACGCCAGATCTCGTCCGGGGTGCCCACCTGCTCGACCCGACCCGCACGCAGCACCGCGATCCGGTCGGCGAGTACCAGCGCCTCGGTCTGGTCGTGGGTGACGTGCACCATTGTCGCCCCGAGCCGGTCGTGCAGGGCCCGCAGCTCGGTCCGCATCTCGGCGCGCAGCGCCAGGTCCAGGTTGGACAGCGGCTCATCGAGCAGGAACACGTCCGGTTCGCGGACCAACGCCCGGGCCAGGGCGACCCGTTGACGTTCCCCACCGGAGAGCTGCCCGGGCCGCCGGTCGAGCAGCCCGGCGCAGCCCACCGTCTCGGCCGCCGCCCGGGCCCGCTCGCGGGCCAGTCGGCGTGGGGTGTCGCGTACCTCCAGCCCGAAGGCGATGTTCTCGACCACGGTCAGGTGCGGGAACAGGGCGTACGACTGGAAGACCATCGACACGTTGCGTCGGCCGGGTCGCTCCCCGGTGACGTCGCGGTCGGCGATGCGGACCCGCCCGGCGGTGACCGGTTCCAACCCGGCGACCACCCGCAGCACCGTCGACTTGCCGGCACCGGAGGGGCCGAGCACCACCAGCAGCTCACCCCGGGCGACGCTGAGGTCCACCTCGTGCAGCACGGTGGTGTCGCGGTAGGCGGCGCTGACCCTGTCGAGGACGAGCCCGTCGCTCACCCGTTCTCTCCCCGGGCGAACATCGGCCGGCTCTTGGCGTCCAACTCCCGGATCACGTCGTCGAGCTTGTCGCCGCGGTGCATGGCGTTCTCCAGGATGCCGTAGCTGAGATCCTCGATCTCGGGCCAGGTGGAGACGGTCGGCAGCGCCCGGACGGTGGGGATGGCGTCGAGGAAGACCTGCGAGTTGCGGGGCGGCTGGTTCGGGTCCAGGAACGCCGGTGAGCGGGACACCTCCATGTGCGACGGCACGGTACGCCCGGTGGCGGCGATGATCCGCTGTCCCTCCCCGGACATCGCGTACTCCATGAATCGCCATGCGGCATCCTTGTTGCGTAATCCACGGGTCATGCAGTACGCGTCGGAGTGCAGCACCCCGACCGGCTGCCGGTAGACCGGCAACGGCGCGACGTCCCACTCGAAGCCGGTGATGGTGCGGAAGTTGGTGGTGGCTCGGCGGGAGCTCATCAACATGGCGAGCCGGCCGTTGAGGAAGCGTGACTCGTCGTCCTCCGCCTCCACCTCGGCGTCGCTGGGCACCACCCCGTACGCCTGCCGCAGGTCGATCAGGTTCCGCAGCGCCTCGCGGGCGGCCGGGCTGTCCAGGGTGAGCCGGGTGGGCCGTTCGGGATCGTCGACGATCTCACCGCCGTTGGACCAGACCAGCGGGGCGAGCCGGATGATCGACGGCTCCACGCCGAGCCCGTGTACGGCGGGCAGCCGAGCCGCCCCCTCGGCCTCGGTGCCCTTGATCACCAGCCCCCGGTCGTCGCGGGTCATCAGGGTGGCGGTGGTGACCAGGTCGTTCCAGGTCCAGCCGGCCGTCGGCTCGGGCACCCCGTATTTGGTGAACAGGGTGCGGTTGTAGTAGACGGCGAGGCTGGAGACGTTCTGCGGCAGGCACAGCTGGGCGTCGTCCCACCGAAACGCCTCCATCGCGACCGGGTAGTAGTCGGCCGGGTCGAGCACCGACGAGCCGGCGATCCACTCGTCCAGCGGCTCCACCACCCCCTTCGCGGCGAACTGGCCGTAGAAGCGGTAGTTCATCAGGAACAGGTCCGGTGGTGCGCCGCCGGCCACCGAGGTGGC
Proteins encoded in this region:
- a CDS encoding sugar ABC transporter substrate-binding protein; the protein is MTIVRIRTLSALALSALLALTGCGSGGGSSAGDPVKLLVFGAPEELGAYRTLIEAYQQARSGERIQLIEASDRKDLLARLATSVAGGAPPDLFLMNYRFYGQFAAKGVVEPLDEWIAGSSVLDPADYYPVAMEAFRWDDAQLCLPQNVSSLAVYYNRTLFTKYGVPEPTAGWTWNDLVTTATLMTRDDRGLVIKGTEAEGAARLPAVHGLGVEPSIIRLAPLVWSNGGEIVDDPERPTRLTLDSPAAREALRNLIDLRQAYGVVPSDAEVEAEDDESRFLNGRLAMLMSSRRATTNFRTITGFEWDVAPLPVYRQPVGVLHSDAYCMTRGLRNKDAAWRFMEYAMSGEGQRIIAATGRTVPSHMEVSRSPAFLDPNQPPRNSQVFLDAIPTVRALPTVSTWPEIEDLSYGILENAMHRGDKLDDVIRELDAKSRPMFARGENG
- a CDS encoding ABC transporter ATP-binding protein; its protein translation is MSDGLVLDRVSAAYRDTTVLHEVDLSVARGELLVVLGPSGAGKSTVLRVVAGLEPVTAGRVRIADRDVTGERPGRRNVSMVFQSYALFPHLTVVENIAFGLEVRDTPRRLARERARAAAETVGCAGLLDRRPGQLSGGERQRVALARALVREPDVFLLDEPLSNLDLALRAEMRTELRALHDRLGATMVHVTHDQTEALVLADRIAVLRAGRVEQVGTPDEIWRSPATSFVARFVGSPAMNLLPADGPLRPRGDAPTLTDEEPLEIGFRPEAVTLDAAEGTPATVDRVEVIGEDAFAYLRLAAGHQVVARMPAARRPERGATVRLDVPWADTHLFHTVTGRRYQP